The Acidimicrobiales bacterium genome has a segment encoding these proteins:
- a CDS encoding transcriptional repressor, which yields MRSPAEMVFLFRERGLKVTPQRECIFDVLWGAEAHPSAEAVYVEARTRMPTMSLKTVYQTLNDLASMGEIQQLDLGTGATRFDPNVDSHHHLVCTRCGKVRDLYADYSAIEAPPAESHGFTVGSAEVVFRGLCAECYADPQTTPEGDR from the coding sequence ATGCGTTCCCCGGCGGAGATGGTCTTCCTTTTCAGGGAACGGGGTCTCAAGGTGACCCCGCAACGCGAGTGCATCTTCGACGTGCTCTGGGGGGCGGAAGCCCACCCCAGCGCTGAAGCGGTCTACGTCGAGGCGCGTACCCGGATGCCGACGATGTCGTTGAAGACGGTGTATCAGACGCTCAACGATCTCGCGTCCATGGGCGAGATCCAGCAACTGGATCTAGGCACGGGTGCGACCAGGTTCGACCCGAACGTCGACTCGCACCATCACCTCGTGTGCACACGGTGCGGCAAGGTGAGGGACCTCTACGCCGACTACAGCGCAATCGAAGCTCCGCCCGCGGAGAGCCACGGCTTCACGGTCGGCAGCGCGGAGGTCGTGTTCCGCGGCCTGTGCGCCGAGTGCTACGCAGATCCCCAGACAACCCCAGAAGGAGATAGATAG